The Nodosilinea sp. PGN35 DNA segment CCCTGGCCGACGGGGTGTATTCCGTCGAAGAAGACGCTCAGATTCAGGCGCTGTGCCAGGCGCTCAACCTGCAAGATACCGTACTTAACTCGGTGCGATCGACCCTCTACAGCCTCAAGCCGGAGAATGCCGAGGTTGCCGCCGAGCTGCGCCCCGCCACCCACGGCAAGATCGACCCCCTCAAGCCCGCCCGCGAGTGGCTTGACCAACTGGAGGTGCACGATCCGCGCCTGGCGAGGTTTGTGTGCAAGCTGATTCCATCCCAGTGCCCCTTCGAGCGGGACGTGGTGCTGTTTAAAAAGAAACTGATGCACATTCCGCCTATGTGCAAAATCAATCCGCTCTACGACCAGCTGGTGGGGCTGCGGTTTCGCGCCCTTTCCTATCTGGCCGACGACTGCGGCGAAGATGTGACGGCGCTGCTGTAGGGCGATCGCTGGCCGAAAATGTTTTTGCATGGGCAAGCTTTCGTTTGCCCTACGCTTTTGCATCACAGGATACTAAAGTACCCACGCGGGTGATTTCACGGGGGAATGGCCTAACCCACCATGGGGGTAGATCCACTGAACCGAGGGCGATCGATGCAGCCTTAGGGGAGTGGTTAAAACCTACCTACCGCAATTACTATGGCAACCTTCCAGAAATCAGCGGCGGCTGTGTCAGCCCAAGCGCCGTTACTGGCGTTGAACAACCAATCGGTTGTGCGAGCCGTTCAGGCCCCGGCGTTTACCCGCGTCAGTGCCGAAGTTCGACCCAGTTCTGGCGTGCAGCAGGCGGTGTCGGTGTCGCCTCCCCAGGCGGTGGCTAAGCCGGTCGTGCGCGATCACCGGCAGGCGGCCCAGCCCGCCGTCAGGGTTGCCGACAGCCGGGTGGCGGCGGCGGTGGTGCGCGACCATCGCTCGGCGGTGCCGATTAAAAACAACACCAACGTCAACATCGACCACCTGCGGCTGATCAATATGGATCTGGCCCACCTGGTGGGGAAGGTGCAGGTGCCCACCGAAGGGGTGCCGCGCCAGGAGATGACGGTGCCGATCAGCCCCACCCCGGAGGTCACTGACGAGGTGGTGTTTGAGCAGGCCACCGGCCCCGAGCGCTACTTTGTGCCCCGCTACAGCCTGGCGATGGCCAATGGGCAGTACCAGATTGCCCTGGAGCCTGCGGGCGCGGACTGGAGCCTGGTGGTCTACCTCGATCGCTTTGCCGCTCCAGCCATTCAGTCACAGGTGACGGGTGGGCAGGCGCTCACCCACGAGATTGCGGTGGTGCTGACCCACAACCTGCTGGCGGGTACTGCCGTGGTGGGCCGCAAAGAGCTGGTGTTTCAGGACGTGGCGGCGGCGGGCGATCGCCTGCGGGCGGAGCTGCGGGTGGCGGGTCTGGCCGAGCGCGACCAGATCTACCACGCCCTCACCGACTCGATCTACGGGGCAGCGCTGACGGTGCGGCGCATTTTTACCGTGGGCGTGCCGGTACCCCAGGCCCAGGTGGTGGCCTCGGGCAAAAATACCATTCGCGGCACCTGGACCTTTGACTTTGACACCGGGGTCGAGGGCGGCGACGGCGATGTCTGGTGGCAGCAAAAAACCGCCACCGAGCGCGAAATGACGCCCCGTGGTCAGGCGGCCATTGTCTCGTTGGGCATGGTCGATTTTGATCAGGTGTCGCTGTCGCAGCTGCGGGGCCTGAACTACAGCACGGCTTCTATACCAGGCAATGTGAATGGCCAAAACCTGCTGCTGCCGGGGCAGGTGTTTGCCGTACGCACCAGCCAGGGCCACTACGCCAAGGTCAAGGTGCTGACCTACGACTACAACCTCACCGTGCAGTGGGTGACCTACAGCACCGATGCCCAGTCGGCCCAGAGCCGCTTTCGGGAGGCAGTTCGGACGCTGGACTGCGCGATCGCCCCCAGCCCTTTTCTGTTTCCGCCGACCCTGCACGGCTACGTGTACAGCCAGATCAAGGCGATTTCGGGCCGCAGTTCTGACCTCAAGCGGATCACGGTCAACTCCCACAACTACTACCAGGACCGCACCAAGCCCAACCGCTTCTTTACCCTGCCCGACAGTTTTAAGCTGGCCCGCCGCCCCGAGATTCCCCACCGCCCGCTGGCCTCAGTGCAGGTGATACCCACCGCCGGGGAAGCCCTCGACGGAGCCCAGGTGACCCTGCGCTACGCCGCCCTGCCCTACCTGAACCCGGCCCGCCTGCGGGCGGCCACCGCCGAACTGCTCACCCACGTGCCCACCGACCTGCGCGCCCAGGGCCTGGAGTTTGACCGCCTGGAGGTAGACCCCAGCAAAACTCAGCTACGGGTGGCCAAGCCGGGCAGCCGCATCGATGGCCCCTACCAGCTCCGCCCTGGGGCCGTGGTGGATGTCAAGGACGGCATTGCCGACATTCTCACCCTCAGCCTGGATGAATTTCAGCCCATTTTCGACGGCATGTTCAGCGATTCTACGATCATGTTTGGCCAGGTGACGGTGGATCTGGGCGACCAGGGCTGGCGGGAGTCGTCGATTCCCTTTGTGGCGCGCATGGATGATCTGATCGGCGAGGTGTTTAACTACGATCGCCGCCCCGAGGTAATTGGCGGCCAGGTGAGCCTCAGTTTGCAAAACTGCATCGAAAGCCCGGTGCGGGTCACGGCTCTGGGGGCGGATCTGAAACAGGGCGATCGCCCGATCGCCGTCGCCAGCCTGACCCCTGGGGTGGCCCTGCCGGTGCTGCTTAATCCTGGCGAATCGCTGGCGCTCACCCTCACCCCCGCCGAGGCCCTGACCGACGGTCAGCCCGTGGAGGTGGCCTTTGACCTCAGCCGGGTTGCCGTAGTGCCCGACCGCGAGGCGATCGTGCGGGCGATCTTCGACTCCACCGTCTCGGTACAGCCCAGCCGCCACATTACGGTGGAAACCTTTGCGGAGCTGTTTGAGCAGGCCAACCCGATTCTGGCGATCGTGGTCGATTTTGAGCACGGCACCTCGGCCCGGCTCACCCCCAGTGAGCTAAAAACCGTGGTTCAGGTCAGCCTACCCATGAGCGCCATTCTCAACAGCATGCTGCGGCAGCCGCTGCCCACCGACTACCGCTACCGGGTGACGCTGATTCACCGCAACGGCAGCCAGACCCGCTCCGACTGGCAGACCGACACCGCGCCCTACCTGATTCCCCCGCTGCCCTGATGGTCTGCCAAGCCGAAAAGTTGACGGTTGACGGTTGACGGTTCACGGTTGACGGTTCGCGGTTCACGGCTTGTCTCAAACCTTGTGCGCGGTTCACGGTTCACGGTTCACGGTTCACGGCTTGTCTCAAACCCTACACCCCGAACCCTACACCCTACACCCCGAACCCTACACCCCGAACCCTACACCTTCTGCTCCCCTATAGTCCCCGTTCCCATGACACTCTTTGGCCTACCCGATTTTCAGCAGCCGCTGCCCCTGGGGGAGGGAGTGATCTATGCCCCCTACGGCAACCTCGGCCCCTACACCCTGCTGCCCCGGCGACTTGCGGTTGCCCAAAGGGCCGATGGCGGGGTTGACTTTGCCCTGTCGCTGCTGCGGGGCGCAAACCCTGATCTACCCCCCAAACCCCACGGCATCATTGACTTTCGCCTGCACTTGCACTACCCCCTGGCAGAGGCTCTGGCGGCCCTGCGGGAGCAGCATCCCCATGCCGTTCTGCAACCGGCCAGCGTTGACAGCGGCTGGCTGCGCCTGTACCCCACCAGCCACGACATTCCCGATGACCTGCGGCAGCCAGTTTCCCTGGTGTGGACTGCGTTTGACGTTCCCCGCTACACCCTCAAGCTCTCGGATACCACCACGCTGAAGCTGAAGGGGGCGTTGCAGGCCCAGGCGCTGCTGCTGATGGCCCAGGCCGAGCTGCTGATCGCGGGGGTAGCCCCCCGGCTGCCGCTGCGGGTGCGTTTTGACCCGGCAAAGCTGGTGGCTGATCTGAGCGATCGCGGCGATCAGCCGAGTGCGATCGCCTACGCAGCCATCCACCAGTATTTTGCTCAGCCTCGCGAAACCCTGCCCCTGGAGCTAGACGGCGAGGTCTCAGATCCTGAAGTCTTTGCAGCTACTATGACCGACTGGATCTGTACCCGCCTGGGGACATGGGTACCCGCCCCCACCGAAACCGGGTCGGGCTACGTGGCTCTTCAGCCCGTGGGCGAGGGCCGCTTTGAGTGGGATCTGTCGCAGCCCCAGCGAGTGCTGCGCCCCTGGGCGATCGCCCTCAACCCCCTGGAGGCCGCTCAGGAAATCGTGCAGGCCCAGGGCCTTGAGGCCGTGTTTAAAGAGGTGACGGTACCCGCGCTGCCGACTGGGGCGCATGCGGTGGAGGTGCGGGCCAACCTGCCGACGGTGCGACCAGGGGTGCTGGCGGCGGGGGTGACCCTCACAGCGCCCCCGGCCCTGCCCCACCGGCTGCAAACCCAGACCGCCACCGCTGAGTTTAAGCCCCCTGGCGATCGCGCCCAGGTAGTGCTGCGGCTCTCCCCGGCGGAGGCGCTGGCCTACACCTACTCGACCTACATGGTGCTGCGCCAGGGCAACCGGGTGCAGCAGCTGCGCGGCCCCGAAACGCCCGCCACCGCCTCCCTGCTGCACCTGACCCCCGACCAGTTTCCGGTGGTGTTTGTGCCAGTGGAGGCGGAGGGGGATCTGCTGGCGATCGCCACCCTTTCGGGCACCTGTCGCTGGCGACTGGGCCAGGAGGCCCACCAGCAATCGTTTTCGCTCACGGCCAACCAGCCCAGCCTGGCCCTGGCTCTACCCCAGGAGGCCGAGGCGATCGCCGTGGAGTTTACCGCCACGTCCCTCAGTGACGCGCATACCCTCTCGCTGCCGCCGTCCGAGGCCCCGCACTACCGCCTGGGGCTACACTCCTTCGCAGAATACGGCCCCCACCAGGTGGATATCACCTGCGCTCTGCCCGACCCGCTGGTGGCCATCGAGCTGCGTCCCGAAGCGTCAGAAGCCCAGGCCAGCCTGGTCGTATTTACCCCCGACGACCCCCGCAAAACCTGGCGCTACTGGGCGCGATCGCCCTTTCAGCCCGGCTACCGCTACCGCCGCCGGGGGGCTACCGCCTGGTCGCCTGTGCAGTCGCCCTTTCAGCCTCTCACCCTACACCCCGGAGACCTGCCATGAATTTGCCCCCCAGCCTGTCGTCTGCCCTGTACTGCTTTCGCAGTCCTCAAGATGCCAACCAGTTCTACTACCTGCCCGGCGACCCCGTCCCCCAGCGCGACAGCCGGGGTAACCCAGCGGTGTCGCTGATGGCCACCAGCGACTTTGCCATGCTGCAAGTTAGCAGCCAGTGGCGGGTCACTGACAGCCAGCTTGCAGCCCTCAAAGCCGACTTGCAGTCCCAAACCGCCATTGCCGCCGATGCCCTGCGGCTAGAATCCGCCCCAGTCCAAATTGAAGCCGTGGAACTGCGGCTCACAACCAGCACCGGGGAGCCCGAGGTGCTGGCCACCAGCAAATCCTCGGGCTATGCCCCCTTTAGCGCGGTGTTTAGCGTGACGCTAAATGCCGAGCAAAAAGCCCAGGCGATCGCGGCCCTGGGCGGTCGTCAAGATCTGCTGCTGGTCAGCTATCTCGCCAGCGTAGATCTGCCTCTGGCGGGCCAGGTCGAAATTGAGGGCGAAGTCGCCA contains these protein-coding regions:
- a CDS encoding Mo-dependent nitrogenase C-terminal domain-containing protein, which codes for MAIVTESLYTQEQIKVWLRGLLTLAWADGAFDEDEKALITAITETELAPELDFEHFEPVTAAEVARVLGSDPAMAENFLRMAVMVALADGVYSVEEDAQIQALCQALNLQDTVLNSVRSTLYSLKPENAEVAAELRPATHGKIDPLKPAREWLDQLEVHDPRLARFVCKLIPSQCPFERDVVLFKKKLMHIPPMCKINPLYDQLVGLRFRALSYLADDCGEDVTALL